In Juglans microcarpa x Juglans regia isolate MS1-56 chromosome 8D, Jm3101_v1.0, whole genome shotgun sequence, the following are encoded in one genomic region:
- the LOC121243555 gene encoding 4,5:9,10-diseco-3-hydroxy-5,9,17-trioxoandrosta-1(10),2-diene-4-oate hydrolase-like: MLPQLLSPAYLYGGYLRRAFTSSGLSSQTIGIDSETTIHFWGPRTPKTDQTQNSTGQKPSLVLIHGFGPMALWQWRQQVQFFSHHFDVYVPDLVFFGGSTTRSSERSEIFQAVSVGKLLERLGVQRFYVVGTSYGGIVAYHMARIWPEKVEKVVIASSGVNMRRRDNEGLLKRANLEKIEELMLPATAEQLRTLLSLSVSKRFHLLPDFFLNDFLHKLYSQNRKEKMELLKGLTLGRDDKANISPLLQEVLIVWGDCDKIFPLEMATELKVLLGGKTRLEVIKNTSHVPQIECPGQFNNVIRCFLTGSS, translated from the exons ATGCTTCCACAGTTACTCAGCCCAGCCTACTTATATGGCGGTTACCTCCGCCGCGCTTTCACCTCTTCCGGACTCTCGTCCCAGACAATCGGCATCGACAGCGAAACCACAATTCACTTCTGGGGTCCCAGGACTCCCAAAACCGACCAGACTCAGAACAGCACCGGTCAGAAACCCTCCCTGGTTTTGATCCACGGGTTCGGTCCAATGGCGCTCTGGCAGTGGCGCCAGCAGGTCCAGTTCTTCTCCCATCACTTCGACGTCTACGTCCCCGACCTAGTCTTCTTCGGTGGTTCCACGACCCGTTCCTCTGAGAGAAGCGAGATCTTTCAGGCGGTTTCGGTTGGAAAACTGCTGGAGAGGTTGGGGGTACAGAGGTTTTACGTGGTGGGAACGAGCTATGGTGGGATTGTGGCGTATCACATGGCGAGGATATGGCCGGAGAAAGTGGAAAAGGTTGTGATTGCAAGCTCTGGAGTTAATATGAGACGAAGAGACAACGAGGGCTTGTTGAAAAGGGCCAATTTGGAGAAGATTGAGGAACTTATGTTGCCGGCCACGGCGGAACAGTTACGAACGTTGCTTTCATTGTCCGTCTCAAAGCGTTTCCACCTGTTGCCGGACTTTTTCCTTAACGACTTTCTACAC AAATTGTACTCCCAAAACAGGAAGGAAAAGATGGAACTCCTGAAGGGACTAACGCTTGGAAGAGATGACAAAGCAAACATTTCTCCTCTCTTGCAG GAGGTATTGATTGTATGGGGAGACTGCGACAAGATATTTCCCTTAGAGATGGCAACTGAGCTAAAAGT GCTTCTTGGGGGAAAGACAAGATTAGAAGTGATAAAGAACACATCGCATGTTCCCCAGATCGAGTGTCCGGGACAGTTCAACAACGTTATCAGATGTTTCTTAACTGGGTCCTCATAA